The DNA segment CACCGAGCACCGGGGCGATGGCGTCGGCATCCTGGCGGTGGAGTTCGATCTCGACCTCGGTGACCTCGCACCGAGTCGCACGGGGAAGCGCCTGTGTGTACACCCGTTCACCTCCGATCACCCAGGTGTCGTCGTCGCTCAGCGCGTCGTCGAGGGTGGTGACGACCTCTGCTCCGTCGGCCAGGTAGTCGGCGTTGCGGGTCAGGACGATGTTCTTTCGTCCCGGCAGCGGCCGCACCTTGGCCGGCAGCGACTCCCAGGTCAGCCGGCCCATCACCACCGGATGGCCGAGAGTGAGCTCCTTGAA comes from the Mycolicibacterium litorale genome and includes:
- a CDS encoding dihydrofolate reductase; translated protein: MSVGLIWAQSTSGVIGRDGGIPWHLPEDLARFKELTLGHPVVMGRLTWESLPAKVRPLPGRKNIVLTRNADYLADGAEVVTTLDDALSDDDTWVIGGERVYTQALPRATRCEVTEVEIELHRQDADAIAPVLGEAWAGTTGDWLTSASGLRYRFHSYRRRTR